A window of Cytobacillus sp. FSL H8-0458 genomic DNA:
CAATACTTTTTTGAGTTTATTGAGAAATTATTTGCTGCATATCTTTCTAATATAAAATCATACTGGCGTTAAATTATTCCAGTATATGAGGATTAAAAAAGACAAAGAGAAAACTCTCTGTCTTCGCCCGGCAGCGTCCTACTCTCACAGGGGGACAGCCCCCAACTACCATCGGCGCAGAGAAGCTTAACTTCCGTGTTCGGTATGGGAACGGGTGTGACCTTCTCGCTATCGCCACCGGACTATTTGGTTTGAAGAAACTTCGTTCCCTCAAAACTAGATAATGCATGAAGAAGCATTTGCCGAGTAATTACCAATATGGCTTGGTTAAGTCCTCGATCGATTAGTATCAGTCAGCTCCACATGTCGCCACGCTTCCACCTCTGACCTATCAACCTGATCATCTTTCAGGGATCTTACTAGCTTGACGCTATGGGAAATCTCATCTCGAGGGGGGCTTCATGCTTAGATGCTTTCAGCACTTATCCCTTCCGCACATAGCTACCCAGCGATGCCTTTGGCAAGACAACTGGTACACCAGCGGTGCGTCCATCCCGGTCCTCTCGTACTAAGGACAGCTCCTCTCAAATTTCCTGCGCCCACGACGGATAGGGACCGAACTGTCTCACGACGTTCTGAACCCAGCTCGCGTACCGCTTTAATGGGCGAACAGCCCAACCCTTGGGACCGACTACAGCCCCAGGATGCGATGAGCCGACATCGAGGTGCCAAACCTCCCCGTCGATGTGGACTCTTGGGGGAGATAAGCCTGTTATCCCCGGGGTAGCTTTTATCCGTTGAGCGATGGCCCTTCCATGCGGAACCACCGGATCACTAAGCCCGACTTTCGTCCCTGCTCGACTTGTAGGTCTCGCAGTCAAGCTCCCTTGTGCCTTTACACTCTGCGAATGATTTCCAACCATTCTGAGGGAACCTTTGGGCGCCTCCGTTACTTTTTAGGAGGCGACCGCCCCAGTCAAACTGCCCACCTGACACTGTCTCCCGCCCCGATCAGGGGCGCGGGTTAGAATTTCAATACAGCCAGGGTAGTATCCCACCGACGCCTCCACCGAAGCTGGCGCTCCGGTTTCTCAGGCTCCTACCTATCCTGTACAAGCTGTACCAAAATTCAATATCAGGCTACAGTAAAGCTCCACGGGGTCTTTCCGTCCTGTCGCGGGTAACCTGCATCTTCACAGGTACTATAATTTCACCGAGTCTCTCGTTGAGACAGTGCCCAGATCGTTACGCCTTTCGTGCGGGTCGGAACTTACCCGACAAGGAATTTCGCTACCTTAGGACCGTTATAGTTACGGCCGCCGTTTACTGGGGCTTCGATTCAAAGCTTCGCTTGCGCTAACCTCTCCTCTTAACCTTCCAGCACCGGGCAGGCGTCAGCCCCTATACTTCGCCTTGCGGCTTCGCAGAGACCTGTGTTTTTGCTAAACAGTCGCCTGGGCCTATTCACTGCGGCTCATCAGGGCTATTCACCCTAATGAGCACCCCTTCTCCCGAAGTTACGGGGTCATTTTGCCGAGTTCCTTAACGAGAGTTCTCTCGCTCACCTTAGGATTCTCTCCTCGCCTACCTGTGTCGGTTTGCGGTACGGGCACCTTTTCCCTCGCTAGAGGCTTTTCTTGGCAGTGTGGAATCAGGAACTTCGGTACTAAATTTCCCTCGCCGTCACAGCTCAGCCTGTGTGGTAACGGGATTTGCCTCGTTACCGGCCTAACTGCTTGGACGCGCTAATCCAGCAGCGCGCTTACCCTATCCTCCTGCGTCCCCCCATTGCTCAAACGGTAAAGAGGTGGTACAGGAATATCAACCTGTTGTCCATCGCCTACGCTTTTCAGCCTCGGCTTAGGTCCCGACTAACCCTGAGCGGACGAGCCTTCCTCAGGAAACCTTAGGCATTCGGTGGATGGGATTCTCACCCATCTTTCGCTACTCATACCGGCATTCTCACTTCTAAGCGCTCCACCAGTCCTTGCGGTCTGGCTTCAACGCCCTTAGAACGCTCTCCTACCACTGACATCGGAAGATGTCAATCCACAGCTTCGGTGATACGTTTAGCCCCGGTACATTTTCGGCGCGGAGTCACTCGACCAGTGAGCTATTACGCACTCTTTAAATGGTGGCTGCTTCTAAGCCAACATCCTGGTTGTCTAAGCAACTCCACATCCTTTTCCACTTAACGTATACTTTGGGACCTTAGCTGGTGGTCTGGGCTGTTTCCCTCTTGACTACGGATCTTATCACTCGCAGTCTGACTCCCATGGATAAGTCTTTGGCATTCGGAGTTTGTCTGAATTCGGTAACCCGATGGGGGCCCCTAGTCCAAACAGTGCTCTACCTCCAAGACTCTTACTACATGAGGCTAGCCCTAAAGCTATTTCGGAGAGAACCAGCTATCTCCAGGTTCGATTGGAATTTCTCCGCTACCCACACCTCATCCCCGCACTTTTCAACGTGCGTGGGTTCGGGCCTCCATCCAGTGTTACCTGGACTTCACCCTGGACATGGGTAGATCACCTGGTTTCGGGTCTACGACCACATACTCATTCGCCCTATTCAGACTCGCTTTCGCTGCGGCTCCGTCTTATCAACTTAACCTCGCATGTAATCGTAACTCGCCGGTTCATTCTACAAAAGGCACGCTATCACCCATTAACGGGCTCTAACTACTTGTAGGCACACGGTTTCAGGATCTCTTTCACTCCCCTTCCGGGGTGCTTTTCACCTTTCCCTCACGGTACTGGTTCACTATCGGTCACTAGGGAGTATTTAGCCTTGGGAGATGGTCCTCCCTGCTTCCGACGGGATTTCTCGTGTCCCGCCGTACTCAGGATCCACTCTGGAGGGAACGAAGTTTCAACTACAGGGCTTTTACCTTCTCTGGCCGGCCTTTCCAGACCTGTTCATTTACCTCGTTCCTTTGTAACTCCGTGTAGAGTGTCCTACAACCCCAGGAGGCAAGCCTCCTGGTTTGGGCTAATCCCGTTTCGCTCGCCGCTACTCAGGGAATCGCGTTTGCTTTCTCTTCCTCCGGGTACTTAGATGTTTCAGTTCCCCGGGTCTGCCTTCCATATCCTATGTATTCAGATAAGGATCCCATCCCATTACGGATAGGGGGTTTCCCCATTCGGAAATCTCCGGATCAAAGCTTACTTACAGCTCCCCGAAGCATATCGGTGTTAGTACCGTCCTTCATCGGCTCCTAGTGCCAAGGCATTCACCGTGCGCCCTTTCTAACTTAACCGTATTTGACAGGTTCATCGAAGATGAACAGATCAAAGGTTTTTAACTCTATTTAACATAGAGAATTTACTAAGATGGCGATTACTCGGTTATTGCTTCTTCATAATCATTATCTAGTTTTCAAAGAACGAATCTTTCACTGAGAGATTGAACTCTCAAAACTGAACGAACAAAGAACGTCACGTTTCTTGTAAATATTCCTTAGAAAGGAGGTGATCCAGCCGCACCTTCCGATACGGCTACCTTGTTACGACTTCACCCCAATCATCTGTCCCACCTTAGGCGGCTGGCTCCAAAAGGTTACCCCACCGACTTCGGGTGTTACAAACTCTCGTGGTGTGACGGGCGGTGTGTACAAGGCCCGGGAACGTATTCACCGCGGCATGCTGATCCGCGATTACTAGCGATTCCGGCTTCATGCAGGCGAGTTGCAGCCTGCAATCCGAACTGAGAATGGTTTTATGGGATTCGCTTAACCTCGCGGTTTCGCAGCCCTTTGTACCATCCATTGTAGCACGTGTGTAGCCCAGGTCATAAGGGGCATGATGATTTGACGTCATCCCCACCTTCCTCCGGTTTGTCACCGGCAGTCACCTTAGAGTGCCCAACTGAATGCTGGCAACTAAGATCAAGGGTTGCGCTCGTTGCGGGACTTAACCCAACATCTCACGACACGAGCTGACGACAACCATGCACCACCTGTCATCCTGTCCCCCGAAGGGGAACGCCCTATCTCTAGGGTTGTCAGGAGATGTCAAGACCTGGTAAGGTTCTTCGCGTTGCTTCGAATTAAACCACATGCTCCACCGCTTGTGCGGGCCCCCGTCAATTCCTTTGAGTTTCAGCCTTGCGGCCGTACTCCCCAGGCGGAGTGCTTAATGCGTTTGCTGCAGCACTAAAGGGCGGAAACCCTCTAACACTTAGCACTCATCGTTTACGGCGTGGACTACCAGGGTATCTAATCCTGTTTGCTCCCCACGCTTTCGCGCCTCAGCGTCAGTTACAGACCAAAGAGTCGCCTTCGCCACTGGTGTTCCTCCACATCTCTACGCATTTCACCGCTACACGTGGAATTCCACTCTTCTCTTCTGCACTCAAGTTCCCCAGTTTCCAATGACCCTCCCCGGTTGAGCCGGGGGCTTTCACATCAGACTTAAAGAACCGCCTGCGCGCGCTTTACGCCCAATAATTCCGGACAACGCTTGCCACCTACGTATTACCGCGGCTGCTGGCACGTAGTTAGCCGTGGCTTTCTGGTCAGGTACCGTCAAGGTACCGGCAGTTACTCCGGTACTTGTTCTTCCCTGACAACAGAGTTTTACGATCCGAAAACCTTCATCACTCACGCGGCGTTGCTCCGTCAGACTTTCGTCCATTGCGGAAGATTCCCTACTGCTGCCTCCCGTAGGAGTCTGGGCCGTGTCTCAGTCCCAGTGTGGCCGATCACCCTCTCAGGTCGGCTACGCATCGTGGCCTTGGTGAGCCGTTACCTCACCAACTAGCTAATGCGCCGCGGGCCCATCTGTAAGTGATAGCGAGATGCCATCTTTCAGCTTTTCCTCATGTGAGGAAAAGAGTTATCCGGTATTAGCCCCGGTTTCCCGGAGTTATCCCAGTCTTACAGGCAGGTTGCCCACGTGTTACTCACCCGTCCGCCGCTGACTTCAGGGAGCAAGCTCCCATCTGTCCGCTCGACTTGCATGTATTAGGCACGCCGCCAGCGTTCGTCCTGAGCCAGGATCAAACTCTCCATATAAGAGTTGATTAAGCTCGTTTTGTCTTTTCAAAAAAGACTAATGATTAAACGTTGACGTTTTGTTCGTTCAGTTTTCAAAGATCAATCAGTAAGTTTGGAGCGGGTGAAGGGAATCGAACCCTCATCATCAGCTTGGAAGGCTGAGGTTTTACCACTAAACTACACCCGCATATATAATTATTGTTTCCCGAATGGTCGGGAAGACAGGATTCGAACCTGCGACCCCTTGGTCCCAAACCAAGTGCTCTACCAAGCTGAGCTACTCCCCGAAATATGGCGCGCCCGAGAGGAGTCGAACCCCTAACCTTTTGATCCGTAGTCAAACGCTCTATCCAATTGAGCTACGGGCGCATCTTTTAAAGCAACTCTTATATTATAAGAACATTAGATTCAAATGTCAACAACTTTTTTTGGTGCGGCCGAGAGGACTTGAACCTCCACGGGGTTGCCCCCACTAGGCCCTCAACCTAGCGCGTCTGCCATTCCGCCACGACCGCTTAATAAAGCGACAAGTAACATCATACCAAAACGAAATGCTTAATTCAATGGTAATTAATGGTGCGGGTGAAGGGAGTCGAACCCCCACGCCTTGCGGCGCCAGATCCTAAGTCTGGTGCGTCTGCCAATTCCGCCACACCCGCAATATGAAAATTAAAATGGTGAGCCATGAAGGACTCGAACCTTCGACCCTCTGATTAAAAGTCAGATGCTCTACCGACTGAGCTAATGGCTCATGAAAATGGCTGGGCTAGCAGGATTCGAACCTGCGAGTGACGGAGTCAAAGTCCGGTGCCTTACCGCTTGGCTATAGCCCAATAATAAAATGGCGGTCCCGACGGGAATCGAACCCGCGATCTCCTGCGTGACAGGCAGGCATGTTAACCGCTACACCACGGGACCATCCACAAAAACCGTCGGAAATAAAAAAAGTGACCCGTACGGGATTCGAACCCGTGTTACCGCCGTGAAAGGGCGGTGTCTTAACCGCTTGACCAACGGGCCATTGTTAGAATTTTCTGGCGGAGAAGGAGGGATTTGAACCCTCGCGCCGCTTACGCGACCTACACCCTTAGCAGGGGCGCCTCTTCAGCCACTTGAGTACTTCCCCAAATATGGCTCCGCAGGCAGGATTCGAACCTGCGACCGTTCGGTTAACAGCCGAATGCTCTACCACTGAGCTACTGCGGAATAATAATAAACTTGATCGATAAAACAGTTAACATCTTATCGACTCTTCATATTATAAGGACACGGACTATAAAAGTCAAGCATGTTTTTATAAGTATTTATTAGCCGTTAATCCTGTATTGACCTGCGGCAATTATTAAATATAAAGCGTACCTATTCTCATGTCAATTCTTTTTTAAATACTAATTTTCCTCTGCATTTACCGCAAACGTATTTCTTCGTATCAACTTTTCTTTTTCTCTGAAAAGTTTGGCCGCATTCTTTGCACATATATACAAGAATCTTAGCAGATCTATTTGTTTTGGGACGATCAGGCAAGGCTGAACAAAATCGGGGTGCTCCCACTTTCTTCATTAGCATTTTGAAGTCCTGATCACGATGTTTATATCCTTTTCCTTCTAAGTGCAAATGATAATGACATAGCTCGTGCTTAATAATTCCCTCTAATTCTTCGGCGCCAAGCTGCTCATAATACTTTTTGTTTATTTCAACATGATGCGAATTCAGCATATATCTTCCGCCAGTGGATTTTAGGCGTGAATTAAAATATGCCTGGTGGCAAAAAGGCTTGCCGAAGCTTTCTAATGATATCTTTTCAACAAGTGTCTGAAGCTCCTGGTCATTCATCGCAATGTTTTTCCTCTCTTATCGTAAACATGACAACCTATTATAGCATACATTATATATACCTTTTACAGCTCTGAACTCGCCTTCAAGCCCAGGAAGCCATTATCAGATTCCAATTAACGGGAGGTAAACCTTATGCCTGTATGGTTTCAAAATCAAATCCAGCGTGCCTTTTATGAAAAAGACCGCTATCAGATCAAACTGCTGAATCAGTGCTGGTTTTTCTATAGAAAAAAACATTGCTCATAAATTTCCGGAGACCCTGAGGTCAATTCAGTTTAAGTCCCGCCGCACATTCATGACATATGCCGGAATGTCCTTAGTCCAGTGTGACTCATTCATTCCATCCATTATAAGCATAAGCCAAATCACGCTAGAAATAATGATTTCCGGTGTGATTTGGCTTATGACTCGAATGGGCTTTGAAGCTATTAATTTCTATTAATTAGAATGGCCAAGCATTGTTAAGGCGACTCTTCCCTTGTTTTTATCAACAGAGTCAACCCAGACTGTTACCACATCACCAACAGAAACGACGTCCAGCGGGTGTTTGACAAATTGGCGGCTGAGTTTGGATATATGAACAAGGCCATCCTGTTTGACTCCAATATCGACAAAGGCCCCGAAATCTACAACATTCCGCACTGTCCCCTGCAGTTCCATTCCTTCCTGCAGGTCTTCAAGCTTTAGAACTTCTTTTTTCAAAAGAGGCTTCGGCAGCTCATCACGCGGATCCCTCTCTGGTCTCATTAATGCGTCTATAATATCTTTCAGTGTCAGTTCGCCAATTTCAAGCTCCCGGGCTGTCTGGCTGATATCTATTCCTTTAAGTGCTTCTCTTAGCGATGGTGAACCAAGGTCATTTGATTTAAAGCCAAGATTAGCAAGCAATTTATTTACTTCTGCATATGTTTCCGGGTGGATTCCAGTCCGGTCCAGAGGTTCTTTTCCATCGATAATCCTCAGGAAGCCTATTGCCTGTTCATACGTTTTGGCACCAAGGCGCGGAATTTTTTTCAATTGCTTGCGGTCCGTGAATTTTCCTTCCTCATCCCGTTTTTTGATTATATTTACGGCAACTGTTTTTGACAGGCCGGCTACATGCTGCAGCAATGAAGATGAAGCTGTGTTTACATTGACGCCTACCTGGTTTACCGCAGTCTCTACAACAAAAGAAAGGGATTCTGACAGCTTTTTCTGGGATACGTCATGCTGATATTGGCCAACCCCAACTGACTTTGGATCAATCTTAACCAATTCTGCAAGAGGATCCTGGAGGCGTCGGGCGATTGATACAGCACTTCTTTCTTCCACCTGAAAATCAGGAAACTCTTCTCTGGCAAGATCCGAGGCAGAGTAGACGCTCGCCCCCGCTTCATTGACAATCAGGTAGAATATTTCCTCTTTCATGTCCTTTAATATATCTGCGATGAACTGTTCGGTTTCCCTTGAAGCGGTCCCATTGCCGACGGCAACCATTTTTACTTTGTAGGTTTTTAGAATTTGGATTACTTTCTCTCGAGCCTGATTCGTTTTGGAAACAGGCGGATGCGGATATATGACTCCGATATCAAGGACTTTTCCTGTTTCATCTACAACAGCCAGCTTGCAGCCTGTTCTGTAGGCAGGGTCTACCCCAAGCACGATCTTTCCCTTTAACGGGGGCTGAAGCAGCAGTTTTCTTAGATTTTCAGAAAAAATCATAATTGCCTGTTCTTCTGCTTTTTCAGTCAGCTCATTGCGTATTTCGCGTTCAATCGATGGCATGATCAGACGCTTGTAGCCATCATCAATGGCTTCCTTTACAATCGTGCATGCAGGAGAACGTTCATCCTTTACCCACTTTTTATATAAGTACTTTAAAATAAATTCGGTATTTGGCTTAATGTTAATCTTTAATACTTCCTCTTTTTCACCGCGGTTTAATGCAAGTGTGCGGTGCGGAACAATCTTGTTCACTGGTTCCTCATACTCGTAATACATTTCATAAACGCCTTTTTCGTCATTCTCTTTATTTCTCACAGAGGACTCAATGGTCCCCTTTTTGGCTGTTTCCATACGGATCCATTTTCTGCTCTCCGCTTCATCTGATACCCACTCTGCGATAATATCTTTTGCGCCAGCGATTGCTTCTTCCGGTGTGGTTACTTCCTTTTCATCAGATAAGAATTCTTTGGCTTTGGCAGCAGGGGCTTCATTTAGCGAAAAGGTGAGAAGCCACTCAGCAAATGGCTCCAGCCCTTTTTCTTTTGCAGCAGTTGCTTTTGTTCGGCGCTTTTGCTTATATGGCCGGTATAAGTCCTCTACTTCCTGCAGCTTCACCGCTTTGTCAATTTTGGCTTTTAGCTCTTCGGTCAATTTGCCTTGTTCTTCAATTAAGCGGACTACCTCTTCTTTACGCTGATTAAGGTTTTGTATGTATTGCCAGCGCTCCATGATATCGCGGATTTGAACTTCATCCAATGCGCCTGTCTGTTCCTTTCTGTATCGGGCAATAAATGGAACTGTGTTTCCTTCTTCCAGTAAGCTGATTGTGTTTTTTACTTGTTTGATGGCTATCGATAGTTCCCCAGCGATTAAATTTAGTATTTGATCTTGTCTATCCAATGTCTTTTCCAAGTTCATTCCTCCATCATAGAGTCTCAATATTCATTTTATCAAAAGAACAAACAAAAAGCTTACCCTGTCTAGAGTAAGCTTCCAAGTATGAAAGTAGCATCATCTGAAGTAGATGGATACTGCTTCTTTATATCTTCCGAGATAAGATCAATAGGGAGAAATGCTTTCAGCAAAGATTTAACCCCATGGATATTAAAGCCATCTGAGTATATCAAAAATTTAGACTCCGCTTCATACGTAAACCGCTGGGTATGAAACACCTGCGGCCTTCCTGACAGATATCCTGTTACAGGCAGGGGATAAGTGAGTTTTCCTGCAGATGAATAAAGGAAAAATCGAATATTCCCTACACAGCTGTATACAAATTCCCTGGAAGCAAAATGCACTTTAAACAGCGCGACTGCGGCTCCTCTTTTTTGCAAAAGAATTTCGTTGCAGAGCTTCATAAGCGTATCTACATCTTTCTCATGATGCTGCTCTACAACGGAAACAACAGCAGAAGAAGCCTCATACGCATATTCCCCGCTTCCAAGGCCATCTGCCAGTACACATACAAAGTATTCATCCGTTGCGGTAAAATAATATCCATCACCGCAGAAAGACTTGCCTTCTTTAGCTGTCTGGTGTGCAATCACTTCGATGTTATCTCTAACCAATTTGGTCATGAAAGGCACTCCGAGTTATTTGTTTCAGAGTGGATCGCTTCCTGAAGCTTTTTGATTGCACGGCGCTGAAGTCGTGAAACATGCATCTGGGAAATCCCCAGTTTATCTCCAGCTTCCTTTTGGCTCATATTCTCAAGATATGTGTATTGTATAATTAATTTCTCTCTCTCTGACAGGACATGCAGAACTTTTTCAAGCACCAGCATTTGGTTTACTTTTTCAAAGCCCTCGTCCACATTTCCGACGATATCTAAAAGGGTGACCGTTCCGCCATCAGAATCAGCTTCGATTGAATGGTCGACAGAAAGAGCCTGATAGCTTTTCCCCATTTCCATCGCTTCTAGCACTTCTTCTTCAGAAACCCCAAGCACATCGGCTATTTCGTCTACTCTAGGCGACCTATGAAGCTCTGTTGTAAGCTCTTCAACGGTAGCTTTAATTTTCGGACCCAATTCCTTTATGCGGCGCGGAACATGAACGCTCCAGGTTTTATCCCTTAAGAAGCGCTTAATTTCCCCGATAATGGTAGGCACAGCAAATGCCTCAAATGTTTTGCCGAAAGACTCATCATAGCGGCGGATAGCACCCAATAAGCCGATAATGCCTACCTGAACAATATCCTCATGATAGGATCTTCCTTTTGAGTACTTGCGCGCAATGGCTTCAACTAAATTCTGATATTGAAGAACCAGGGTATTTTGAGCATCTTCATCCTGGTGAAGCTGGTAGGCTTTGATTAAAGCATTTGTTTCTTCTTTGGATTTTTGATTAGGTTGAGATTGTTTTTGCATCCCTCTCCACCTGCTCTCCTTCTAGGTATTTGGTCATAAAGACCGTAACACCCTCTTTGTGATGAATTCTTACTTCATCCATCAATGTTTCAATCAGATATAGACCCAAGCCTCCTTCACGCAGAAATTCCACAGAATCTGTCTGGTCATATGGCCCAATGCCTTGTCTGGCAGATTGGAAATCAAAGCTATTTCCGCTGTCTGCGACCATTACCTCAAGCCGGTCAGTGTATAAACCGAACCCGATGACCACTTCACCTTGCTCATTCTGTTTGTATGCGTGTTGAACTGCATTGGTGCAAGCTTCACTTGTAGCGATCTTAAGATCTTCAATTTCTTCATATGCAAATCCCATTCTGCTGGCAATCCCCGATAACGTCAGGCGGATTACCCCGACAAACTCCGGCTTGGCCGGAATTTTCACCTCTATATAATCAAATGGCTCGTTCATTGTACTCCACCTTCAATCCCGCTGTTAATATCGATAATATCCGCCAGGCCTGTAATTTCGAAAAGTCTCTTTAAACGGTCCGATAAGCCAACAATCTGGAATTTGCCGTTATTGGCACGGACATTTTTAAATACACCAACAAATACGCCTAAGCCGGTACTATCCATATAAGAGACTTCAGATAGGTTGACCACCATTTCTACGCCTTCCTTTTCTGTTAAAGGAAAAAGCTCTTCACGGAGTTTAGGTGCTGTATACGCATCAATTTCTCCGCTTACCATTGCTTCAATTAGCATATCATTTTCTTTTACATCTATAGTAATATTCATAACTGACCCACCTCTTTACATGTCAACTGCTTTTTACTAGTTACCCGCTTTTAAAACTCATTAAACATTTCTTTTTAAAATAATTAAGGTAAAATCATCCCGCAATTGAAAATGCTGAAGTTTTTCAAGTTCTTTATATACGCTATTTACTATTTCCTGTGCATTTAAATGAATATATTTCTTGATTAATTCCAGCAATGATTCCTTTTCGATAAACCCTTCTTCTGTACGGCATTCAGTAACCCCGTCTGACATTAATATGATCATATCTCCGGGATTTACTCCTTTTTCGTACTGGCGGTATTTAGTTTTTTTATCAATACCGAGAAGGAGCCCCTTCGCAGTCAGCTCGGTGAATTGCTCAGTCCCGGCATTATAAAACAGTCCCGGCTCATGTCCTGCAGAACCATATGAAAACATATGGCTGTTTGTATCATATATTCCATAAAACATGGTAATGAACATCGTTAAATCTACGTTCTGTTCTACTACCCGATTAAGATTTTCAAGGACCGTTTTAGGGTCGTTGCGATTTTCAGGCACGCTGTCCATAGCATATTTAATCATGGACATACAAAGGGCTGCCGGAAGCCCTTTGCCGATTACATCAGCAATAGCGATGCTGATTGTGCTGTTTTCATCCTGAACAAAGTGGAAATAATCACCGTTCATATGCTTGGCAGGAACACTTATTGCGCCAATATCCAAGCCTTCAACAGAAGGAACCTGCGTCCCCAGCAGGGTTTGCTGAACGTTCGCAGCTATTTCCATTTCTGTCCTGAGTTCCTGCTGAATATGTTTTAAACTCTGATGTTCTCTATAGGCAAAACCATAGCCTATCATGACTTCCAGAAGGATATCAAAAGAATGGTGAACATATTCAGGCAAGTCCGGATAAAGTTCACCCATCAGACTTTTATGAACGCTGATAATCTCTTCAGGTGAGATTTTGTGCTCGATCGACTTCCTGCTGAACTTCTGGCCCTGATACAAGGCCTGTTCAGATTGTTCCTTAATATAATTCTCAAGAATATCCCGATACTTTGATTCCATCATTTCTCGGAAATCCATAACGCTTCCCCCTAACGAAGCCACTTAGTTGCTTTTATATCTGTACCGGTCCCGGGATTGGAGTCAATTAAGAACTCATCCATTAACCGCTTCACACCTGGCAGGCCGGCTCCTAATCCCCCTGATGTCGAATATCCATCTTCCATTACTTGGCGTAAATCATTGATTCCAGGGCCGCTGTCTACCGCAACTATACGCAATCCCGCTTTTCCGCCGTCGTATATTTTCTCAATACAGATTTGCCCTTGTCCGGCGTATAAGTAAATATTCCGGGCAAGCTCACTAATGGCTGTAGTGATTCTAGCCTGGTCAACTGTACCAAAACCAAGCTCTTTAGCAACATTCCGCCCAAGCTGGCGGGCTGCAACGATGTCCCATTCGTTTATGATTTTAACGCAGGATTGGTTTTCCATACAGTTACTCCCCCAATTCCTGTTGTAATTTCTCCAAACCTTTTTCTAGATCTAATGCAGTAAGGACATCATCTAACCCAATACCTAACTCAATAAGCGTAATTGCTACGGCAGGCTGTATCCCGGTTATGACTACTTTTGCACCCATCAGTTTGGACATATTTATTACGTCGCCTAGAACTTTAGCGATGAATGAATCAATAAAGTCAATGGATGTTAAATCGATCACGACTCCATTTGCGCTCGTCTCATGGATTTTATGGAGCAGATCCTCCTGAAACTGCAGAGCAGTCTGATCATCTAATTCCCACTGGATGGAGACTAATAGGCAATCGTTCAGCTTTAAAATTGGGATTCTCACTCTCATTCCACTCCCTCCACATTCACAATTTTGCGGCTGGTTAACTCAAGAGCCGCTTCTACTCCCTTTTTCAAGGTATTCTTTGTGGTGAACTGATTTAAATCAATTCCCAGGTTTACAATGGTCTGGGCAATCTCTGGGCGTATGCCTACGAGCATGCATTTCGCACCGACAAGTCTTACTGCATCTGCTGCCTGTATAATATGATGGGCTACCATCGTATCAACAACCGGCACACCCGTTATATCTATTAGGACCACTTCTGAACGGTGTTTAACCACTCCAGTTAAGAGGTTCTCCAT
This region includes:
- a CDS encoding SprT family protein — encoded protein: MNDQELQTLVEKISLESFGKPFCHQAYFNSRLKSTGGRYMLNSHHVEINKKYYEQLGAEELEGIIKHELCHYHLHLEGKGYKHRDQDFKMLMKKVGAPRFCSALPDRPKTNRSAKILVYMCKECGQTFQRKRKVDTKKYVCGKCRGKLVFKKELT
- the cmpA gene encoding cortex morphogenetic protein CmpA: MPVWFQNQIQRAFYEKDRYQIKLLNQCWFFYRKKHCS
- a CDS encoding Tex family protein, which gives rise to MEKTLDRQDQILNLIAGELSIAIKQVKNTISLLEEGNTVPFIARYRKEQTGALDEVQIRDIMERWQYIQNLNQRKEEVVRLIEEQGKLTEELKAKIDKAVKLQEVEDLYRPYKQKRRTKATAAKEKGLEPFAEWLLTFSLNEAPAAKAKEFLSDEKEVTTPEEAIAGAKDIIAEWVSDEAESRKWIRMETAKKGTIESSVRNKENDEKGVYEMYYEYEEPVNKIVPHRTLALNRGEKEEVLKINIKPNTEFILKYLYKKWVKDERSPACTIVKEAIDDGYKRLIMPSIEREIRNELTEKAEEQAIMIFSENLRKLLLQPPLKGKIVLGVDPAYRTGCKLAVVDETGKVLDIGVIYPHPPVSKTNQAREKVIQILKTYKVKMVAVGNGTASRETEQFIADILKDMKEEIFYLIVNEAGASVYSASDLAREEFPDFQVEERSAVSIARRLQDPLAELVKIDPKSVGVGQYQHDVSQKKLSESLSFVVETAVNQVGVNVNTASSSLLQHVAGLSKTVAVNIIKKRDEEGKFTDRKQLKKIPRLGAKTYEQAIGFLRIIDGKEPLDRTGIHPETYAEVNKLLANLGFKSNDLGSPSLREALKGIDISQTARELEIGELTLKDIIDALMRPERDPRDELPKPLLKKEVLKLEDLQEGMELQGTVRNVVDFGAFVDIGVKQDGLVHISKLSRQFVKHPLDVVSVGDVVTVWVDSVDKNKGRVALTMLGHSN
- a CDS encoding PP2C family serine/threonine-protein phosphatase, which codes for MTKLVRDNIEVIAHQTAKEGKSFCGDGYYFTATDEYFVCVLADGLGSGEYAYEASSAVVSVVEQHHEKDVDTLMKLCNEILLQKRGAAVALFKVHFASREFVYSCVGNIRFFLYSSAGKLTYPLPVTGYLSGRPQVFHTQRFTYEAESKFLIYSDGFNIHGVKSLLKAFLPIDLISEDIKKQYPSTSDDATFILGSLL
- the sigB gene encoding RNA polymerase sigma factor SigB → MQKQSQPNQKSKEETNALIKAYQLHQDEDAQNTLVLQYQNLVEAIARKYSKGRSYHEDIVQVGIIGLLGAIRRYDESFGKTFEAFAVPTIIGEIKRFLRDKTWSVHVPRRIKELGPKIKATVEELTTELHRSPRVDEIADVLGVSEEEVLEAMEMGKSYQALSVDHSIEADSDGGTVTLLDIVGNVDEGFEKVNQMLVLEKVLHVLSEREKLIIQYTYLENMSQKEAGDKLGISQMHVSRLQRRAIKKLQEAIHSETNNSECLS
- the rsbW gene encoding anti-sigma B factor RsbW — its product is MNEPFDYIEVKIPAKPEFVGVIRLTLSGIASRMGFAYEEIEDLKIATSEACTNAVQHAYKQNEQGEVVIGFGLYTDRLEVMVADSGNSFDFQSARQGIGPYDQTDSVEFLREGGLGLYLIETLMDEVRIHHKEGVTVFMTKYLEGEQVERDAKTIST
- a CDS encoding anti-sigma factor antagonist, with the protein product MNITIDVKENDMLIEAMVSGEIDAYTAPKLREELFPLTEKEGVEMVVNLSEVSYMDSTGLGVFVGVFKNVRANNGKFQIVGLSDRLKRLFEITGLADIIDINSGIEGGVQ